A DNA window from Thiothrix subterranea contains the following coding sequences:
- the tcdA gene encoding tRNA cyclic N6-threonylcarbamoyladenosine(37) synthase TcdA: protein MDVSRRFGGIIRTYGEAAFNRFTAAHVCLIGVGGVGSWAVEALARSGIGTLTLIDLDNVAESNINRQLPALGSTIGRAKIEVLRERCLDINPACQLHLVEDFIDKDNLANLIKPEFDYVLDCIDNARTKAALIAYCRRNKIRLITAGGAGGQKDPTKIRLTDLTKTLQDPLLSKVRKELRQHYGFSSNPKRRFDVPAVWSEEAMTLPERAEGASACDLSCAGGIGSVTTVTASFAFVAVSHVLGKLAAH from the coding sequence ATGGATGTTAGCCGTCGGTTTGGCGGCATCATCCGCACCTACGGTGAAGCGGCGTTTAACCGCTTCACCGCCGCGCATGTTTGCCTAATTGGCGTGGGTGGCGTGGGTTCTTGGGCTGTCGAAGCCTTGGCGCGTAGTGGCATTGGCACATTGACGCTTATCGACCTTGATAACGTTGCCGAATCCAATATAAATCGCCAGTTGCCTGCACTTGGCAGCACGATTGGACGTGCCAAAATTGAGGTATTGCGGGAACGTTGCCTTGACATTAATCCTGCCTGCCAATTACATCTCGTTGAAGATTTTATCGACAAGGACAACCTTGCGAACCTCATCAAACCCGAATTCGATTACGTGCTGGATTGCATCGACAATGCCCGCACCAAAGCGGCACTGATTGCGTATTGCCGCCGTAACAAAATCCGCTTAATTACTGCCGGTGGCGCGGGTGGGCAAAAAGACCCAACCAAAATCCGCTTGACCGATTTGACCAAAACCTTGCAAGACCCGTTGCTATCAAAAGTGCGTAAGGAATTGCGCCAGCATTACGGTTTCAGCAGCAACCCCAAACGCCGCTTTGACGTGCCTGCCGTGTGGTCGGAGGAAGCGATGACCTTGCCGGAACGGGCGGAAGGTGCAAGTGCGTGTGATTTAAGTTGCGCGGGGGGAATTGGGTCGGTGACGACGGTGACAGCGAGTTTTGCCTTTGTCGCCGTCAGCCATGTGTTGGGCAAACTAGCCGCTCACTAA
- a CDS encoding ATP phosphoribosyltransferase regulatory subunit, with the protein MLNTHQYWALPDGISEALPDEAEALEQLRRRLLDLYATWGYRLVMPPLVEFMESLRTGHGTHLDVQTFKLTDQLTGRMMGVRADMTPQIARIDAHKLQTEQPNRLCYIGSVLRTRSFHDGSRSPLQVGAELFGHAGLDSDFEVISLLLETLTHCQIPDLLLDIGHVGIFRSLARAAGLDAAQESHFYDMLVRKSLPEIDAWLVTANLPADISVCLQQLPRLNGAVDVLDQAAALFANAPSDVQDALTYLRTLTTRVAAHFPTYKIHVDLAELSGYDYHTGIVYGVYTSGMGREVARGGRYDGIGEAFGRTRPATGFSTDLRTLATFALPQQQRAGNTSIFAPAVQDAALEQLIRTLRSQQQRVIRALDGQTHDAAALGCSQHIIQQDGHWNVVAV; encoded by the coding sequence ATGCTGAATACTCACCAATATTGGGCGCTTCCCGATGGCATCAGCGAAGCCCTGCCCGACGAAGCCGAAGCTCTGGAGCAACTGCGCCGCCGCTTACTCGATCTTTACGCCACGTGGGGCTACCGTTTGGTCATGCCACCACTGGTGGAATTCATGGAATCGCTGCGCACCGGTCACGGCACACACCTTGACGTGCAAACTTTTAAACTCACCGATCAATTGACCGGACGGATGATGGGCGTGCGGGCGGACATGACGCCGCAGATTGCGCGAATTGATGCGCATAAATTGCAAACCGAACAGCCGAATCGCCTGTGTTACATCGGCAGTGTCTTGCGTACTCGCAGTTTCCACGACGGTTCACGTTCCCCTTTGCAAGTGGGTGCAGAACTGTTTGGTCATGCCGGATTGGACAGTGATTTTGAAGTGATCAGCCTGTTGCTGGAAACCTTGACACATTGCCAAATCCCCGACTTGTTGCTGGACATAGGTCACGTTGGCATTTTCCGCAGTTTAGCGCGGGCTGCTGGGTTGGATGCGGCGCAAGAAAGTCATTTCTATGACATGCTGGTGCGCAAATCCCTGCCCGAAATTGATGCATGGCTGGTAACAGCAAACTTGCCCGCTGACATCAGCGTGTGCTTGCAGCAATTGCCACGCCTGAATGGGGCTGTTGACGTATTGGATCAAGCCGCCGCATTGTTTGCGAATGCGCCGAGCGACGTTCAGGATGCCCTCACGTACTTGCGCACCCTAACCACACGGGTAGCGGCGCACTTCCCCACCTACAAGATCCATGTGGATCTGGCTGAATTGAGTGGTTACGACTACCATACCGGCATTGTGTACGGTGTTTATACATCGGGCATGGGGCGCGAAGTCGCACGCGGCGGGCGTTACGACGGTATCGGCGAAGCCTTTGGGCGCACCCGCCCTGCCACGGGTTTCAGCACCGATTTGCGCACCTTGGCAACGTTTGCCTTGCCACAACAGCAACGCGCTGGCAACACCAGTATTTTTGCCCCTGCGGTACAAGATGCGGCGCTGGAACAACTGATTCGGACATTGCGCAGTCAACAGCAGCGGGTTATCCGAGCGCTGGATGGGCAAACACATGACGCGGCAGCACTGGGTTGCAGCCAACACATCATTCAGCAAGACGGTCACTGGAACGTCGTGGCTGTTTAA
- a CDS encoding alpha/beta hydrolase: MTHIPLPSWAKVAFAVAFTSMLLASCGGSSSSTVTTAGTTTTDTTTGTTTTTTTAISTRSWKDVAYATTSNSQKMDIYLPATGTGTFPTVIWIHGGAFKFGDKANPQSLTALNNAGYAVVSVNYRLSTEAQWSAQLDDMKSIVTYLRTNAATYHLNPDKIGAWGASAGGHLASIMGIALANDPATRIQAAVNWFGPIDFYNMDADMLATNVTRCTGANGAADSPESALIGATVSENKSKADAASPLTYLAALPTTTPLPPFYMFHGLLDCNIAPAQSERLHNAIQAKFGNAKSNYMPIANGTHGAGDFKQTYVETAVIDFLNLHLKQ; the protein is encoded by the coding sequence ATGACCCACATCCCTTTACCATCATGGGCTAAAGTAGCGTTTGCTGTCGCATTCACCAGTATGTTGTTAGCTTCCTGCGGAGGAAGTTCGAGCAGTACGGTGACGACAGCAGGAACTACCACCACCGATACCACCACAGGAACGACGACAACGACAACCACGGCAATATCAACTCGTAGCTGGAAAGATGTGGCTTATGCCACCACGTCAAACAGTCAAAAGATGGATATTTATTTACCAGCCACCGGCACGGGAACATTTCCAACAGTGATTTGGATTCACGGTGGTGCTTTCAAATTCGGCGATAAAGCAAATCCACAATCCCTGACAGCCCTCAATAATGCCGGTTATGCCGTGGTCAGCGTCAATTACCGTTTGAGCACCGAAGCGCAATGGTCAGCACAATTGGATGACATGAAAAGCATTGTGACTTACCTGCGCACCAATGCTGCCACCTACCACTTGAACCCTGATAAAATTGGCGCTTGGGGCGCATCAGCAGGTGGACATTTAGCATCCATAATGGGAATCGCGTTAGCCAATGACCCTGCCACGCGCATTCAAGCAGCGGTAAATTGGTTTGGGCCAATCGACTTTTACAACATGGATGCAGACATGCTGGCAACCAACGTCACCCGTTGTACCGGCGCAAACGGCGCGGCAGATTCGCCTGAATCCGCGCTGATCGGTGCAACTGTCAGTGAAAATAAAAGCAAAGCGGATGCAGCCAGCCCTTTGACTTATCTGGCAGCGTTGCCGACTACCACACCACTGCCACCGTTTTACATGTTTCACGGCTTGCTGGATTGTAATATTGCCCCTGCGCAATCAGAGCGTCTGCATAATGCGATTCAAGCTAAATTTGGCAACGCTAAAAGTAACTACATGCCTATCGCGAATGGTACGCACGGTGCGGGTGATTTCAAACAAACTTACGTGGAAACCGCTGTTATCGATTTCCTAAATTTGCATTTAAAACAGTAA
- the hflC gene encoding protease modulator HflC codes for MDIKNILAVVAGALALLLYSSVYTVDQREKAILFKFREIVNADIKPGLNFRMPFITTVSKFPATVQTLASRPEQFLTGEKKYVTVDFFLKWRIEDVSAFYRSTGGGRIPDAENRLEQLMKDGLRNEFSRRTIQEALSGERGSILQGVESKSKEVAKQLGIEIVDVRVSRIDFPDTVSDSVYNRMRSDRERVAQDFRSRGQEEGAKIEANANRESTIIMAEAYKEAEKIRGEGDAKAAEIYAQAYQQDAEFYSFYRSLSAYRNTIGKNGDVMVLEPTSEFFRYFKQQALQP; via the coding sequence ATGGATATTAAAAACATACTCGCGGTCGTCGCGGGTGCGCTTGCTTTGTTGCTGTATTCTTCGGTGTATACGGTGGATCAACGTGAAAAGGCGATTTTGTTCAAATTCCGTGAAATCGTGAATGCTGACATCAAACCGGGATTAAACTTCCGTATGCCGTTTATCACCACCGTTAGTAAATTTCCAGCAACAGTGCAAACACTCGCCTCGCGCCCAGAGCAATTCCTGACGGGTGAGAAAAAGTATGTCACGGTGGATTTTTTCCTGAAATGGCGCATTGAAGATGTTTCAGCATTCTACCGCTCAACCGGCGGCGGACGCATTCCTGATGCTGAAAATCGTCTCGAACAGCTCATGAAAGATGGCTTGCGTAACGAATTCAGCCGCCGCACCATCCAAGAGGCGCTGTCGGGTGAACGCGGCAGCATCCTCCAAGGTGTCGAAAGCAAATCCAAGGAAGTTGCCAAACAGTTAGGGATAGAAATCGTTGACGTGCGGGTTAGCCGCATTGACTTCCCCGATACCGTCAGCGATTCCGTCTACAACCGGATGCGCTCCGACCGGGAACGGGTTGCCCAAGACTTCCGCTCACGCGGTCAGGAAGAAGGTGCAAAGATCGAGGCGAATGCCAACCGTGAATCCACCATCATTATGGCCGAAGCCTATAAGGAAGCGGAAAAAATTCGCGGTGAAGGTGACGCAAAAGCCGCCGAAATTTACGCACAAGCTTACCAGCAAGATGCCGAGTTTTACTCGTTCTACCGTAGCTTGAGCGCCTACCGCAACACCATTGGCAAAAACGGTGATGTCATGGTGCTAGAACCTACGTCCGAGTTCTTCCGCTATTTCAAACAGCAAGCGCTGCAACCCTAA
- the ribH gene encoding 6,7-dimethyl-8-ribityllumazine synthase — MSFNVIEGDFAPQEAKYGIVVARFNSFIVESLLAGAVDALKRHGGVKEEDIDVVRVPGAYELPLVAQAMAANGDYDAIIALGAVIRGSTPHFDYVAGEASKGLAQVGLSHELPIIFGVLTTDTIEQSIERAGTKAGNKGAEAALSAIEMVSLLRKIRK, encoded by the coding sequence ATGAGCTTCAATGTCATCGAAGGTGATTTTGCACCCCAAGAAGCCAAGTACGGCATCGTCGTCGCGCGTTTCAACAGTTTTATCGTCGAAAGCCTGCTGGCGGGTGCGGTGGATGCGCTCAAGCGTCATGGCGGGGTGAAAGAGGAAGACATCGACGTGGTGCGCGTTCCGGGAGCGTATGAACTCCCGTTAGTGGCACAAGCGATGGCGGCAAATGGTGATTACGACGCCATTATTGCGTTGGGTGCGGTGATCCGTGGCAGTACGCCGCATTTTGATTACGTAGCTGGCGAAGCTTCCAAAGGCTTGGCGCAAGTGGGTTTGAGCCATGAATTGCCGATTATTTTTGGCGTGTTGACCACGGATACGATTGAGCAATCCATTGAGCGTGCAGGTACGAAAGCAGGCAATAAAGGCGCTGAAGCGGCACTGTCAGCGATTGAAATGGTTTCCTTATTGCGCAAGATTAGGAAATAA
- a CDS encoding DUF2189 domain-containing protein, with amino-acid sequence MSTEETNPNTQEPEAAASVRLRPFIAPCRQISPTAPLRWLKQGFQDFKRAPLLSMAYGAIFMLASWLIALWSWQVGSFTMLIVLFAAFVFLGPALAMGLYSVSCQLDRGMKPRIGFCLTQGRKRLGNQMVFAFALLVIFLVWARAAAIVNIFLPMARSPNPSELMTFLIIGSVVGLLFTLVVYCASVFSLPMIMDREVDAITAVLSSVNAVLKNKAAMLLWALIILGSVLLGFLTLFLGFVVTLPIIGYASWRGYRETIIGDEWQQDPDTAA; translated from the coding sequence ATGTCAACAGAAGAAACCAACCCTAACACGCAAGAACCTGAAGCCGCAGCAAGCGTCCGCTTGCGACCGTTTATCGCCCCCTGCCGCCAAATTTCCCCAACGGCTCCCTTGCGCTGGCTGAAACAGGGGTTTCAGGATTTTAAACGAGCGCCACTCTTGAGCATGGCATACGGAGCGATCTTCATGCTCGCCAGTTGGCTGATTGCCTTGTGGTCATGGCAAGTGGGCAGTTTTACTATGCTCATCGTTTTGTTCGCTGCCTTTGTGTTTCTTGGCCCCGCGCTGGCAATGGGTTTGTATTCCGTCAGTTGCCAACTGGATCGCGGCATGAAACCACGCATCGGGTTTTGCCTGACACAAGGCAGAAAACGCCTTGGCAATCAGATGGTGTTTGCTTTTGCGTTGTTGGTTATTTTCTTGGTCTGGGCGCGAGCGGCTGCCATCGTCAATATTTTTCTACCGATGGCACGAAGCCCTAATCCCTCGGAATTAATGACCTTTCTGATCATCGGCTCGGTGGTAGGTTTGCTGTTTACCTTGGTCGTTTACTGCGCCAGCGTGTTTTCCCTGCCTATGATTATGGATCGGGAAGTGGATGCGATTACCGCCGTGTTGAGCAGTGTTAATGCTGTCCTGAAAAACAAAGCTGCCATGTTGCTGTGGGCGCTGATTATTTTGGGGTCGGTTTTGCTGGGCTTTCTGACGCTGTTTCTGGGCTTTGTCGTCACCTTGCCAATCATTGGTTATGCCAGTTGGCGGGGCTATCGGGAAACCATTATCGGTGATGAATGGCAGCAAGACCCGGATACAGCCGCCTGA
- a CDS encoding DUF2065 domain-containing protein, which translates to MPFLSPSRLRETYRQLLELPDKTLRTIGLVGVIAGILLLFLTD; encoded by the coding sequence ATGCCATTCTTAAGCCCCTCTCGCCTCCGTGAAACCTACCGTCAATTACTCGAATTGCCCGACAAAACCTTACGAACCATTGGTCTGGTAGGTGTAATTGCTGGTATCCTACTGCTCTTTTTGACCGATTAG
- the nusB gene encoding transcription antitermination factor NusB, with amino-acid sequence MAGHKPLSESQQLIARRRVARRLAMQGAYQWLITGNGFHDVYLYFQEEKELAADFRKCDAAFFHKLMRCAIEGGEELENRITPYLDRKLAQVDPIEHAVLRVATCELLNHLETPYKVVVNEYVNLAKKYGAEQAHKFVNGVLDKVATQIRPLESEANR; translated from the coding sequence ATGGCAGGACACAAACCCCTCTCGGAGTCTCAGCAATTAATCGCGCGCCGCCGGGTGGCGCGGCGTTTAGCGATGCAAGGGGCTTACCAGTGGTTGATTACCGGCAACGGCTTCCACGATGTTTATTTGTATTTTCAGGAAGAAAAGGAATTAGCAGCGGATTTCCGCAAGTGTGACGCAGCGTTTTTTCACAAGCTGATGCGTTGCGCGATTGAGGGGGGCGAAGAGCTGGAAAATCGAATTACGCCGTATCTGGATCGTAAATTAGCGCAAGTTGACCCGATTGAACACGCGGTATTGCGGGTGGCAACCTGTGAGTTACTCAATCACTTGGAAACGCCTTACAAAGTTGTGGTCAACGAATACGTGAATCTGGCGAAAAAGTACGGCGCGGAACAGGCGCATAAGTTTGTCAATGGTGTATTGGATAAAGTGGCGACGCAAATTCGTCCACTGGAGTCCGAAGCCAACCGTTAA
- a CDS encoding sensor histidine kinase, producing the protein MSRLFWKILLTFWLALLLLFGVVGVPFLVQQWQLHTLEETTVVHPMSIVAVKAAALTLQHGGTAALTAMLREQDQEAPADMQIYALDNANQELLGRTVAPTVVARLRAATPLNLSFPVMREVDHGGNTYLLFAPWSGQFPEFANVHHLRMNKKHTADVLVIFSIFAASFLSSWGLAWYFSHPVKLLNKAFQTIADGDLTRRVAQDIGSRRDELADLGKGFDHMATQLQSLVETQQHLMASQQRLLHDISHELRSPLTRLNMSIALARQQPAYLNKSLQQIEQEAERLECLVNEVLTLARLEAGISTDMDSFVDIRLLLQTLIETVEFEALALQRHVQLIHDLPNEGYLIPGNAELLYRALENLLRNAIQHTPPTGTVLLRVSGYALPKALQIGVEDQGSGVSETELTSIFKPFYRRRTPTNSNSHEGYGLGLAIAYRAITAHQGSIIAKNREEGGLVVQIILPC; encoded by the coding sequence ATGAGCCGCCTTTTTTGGAAAATTTTGCTGACATTTTGGTTGGCGTTGCTACTGCTGTTTGGCGTAGTTGGTGTCCCCTTTTTAGTACAACAGTGGCAGCTTCATACCTTGGAAGAAACCACCGTCGTGCATCCGATGTCGATTGTCGCCGTAAAAGCAGCCGCGCTCACTTTACAGCACGGTGGGACAGCCGCACTTACCGCGATGTTACGCGAACAGGATCAGGAAGCTCCCGCTGACATGCAAATCTACGCACTAGACAATGCTAATCAGGAATTATTAGGGCGCACGGTCGCGCCAACCGTAGTGGCACGATTACGCGCCGCAACACCGCTTAACCTGAGTTTTCCGGTGATGCGAGAAGTAGATCATGGCGGCAATACCTATCTATTGTTCGCCCCTTGGTCGGGGCAATTTCCCGAATTTGCCAACGTCCACCACTTGCGCATGAATAAAAAACACACCGCAGACGTACTGGTCATATTCAGCATTTTTGCTGCCAGCTTTCTGAGTAGCTGGGGATTGGCGTGGTATTTCTCTCATCCAGTCAAGCTTTTGAACAAGGCTTTTCAGACAATTGCAGATGGAGACCTGACCCGCCGTGTCGCACAAGACATTGGTTCACGACGCGACGAATTGGCGGATTTAGGCAAAGGCTTTGATCACATGGCGACGCAACTGCAAAGCTTAGTGGAAACCCAACAACACCTGATGGCATCACAACAGCGGCTCTTACACGATATTTCGCATGAATTGCGTTCGCCTCTCACCCGTCTGAATATGAGCATCGCCTTGGCACGACAGCAACCTGCTTACCTGAATAAAAGCCTTCAACAAATTGAACAAGAAGCCGAACGGTTGGAATGTTTGGTCAATGAAGTACTCACACTGGCTCGCCTAGAAGCGGGTATATCCACCGACATGGATAGCTTTGTGGACATACGCTTACTGCTGCAAACATTGATTGAAACCGTTGAATTTGAAGCACTTGCACTGCAACGGCACGTACAACTCATTCACGATTTACCTAATGAGGGCTATCTGATTCCGGGCAATGCTGAATTATTGTATCGTGCCTTGGAAAACTTGCTGCGCAATGCTATCCAGCACACGCCACCGACTGGCACGGTGCTATTGCGTGTATCAGGCTACGCTTTGCCCAAAGCCCTGCAAATTGGCGTGGAAGATCAAGGCAGTGGCGTGTCTGAAACGGAATTGACCAGCATTTTTAAACCGTTTTACCGCCGCCGCACTCCGACAAACAGCAATAGCCATGAAGGATATGGTTTAGGCTTAGCGATTGCTTATCGCGCCATTACTGCACACCAAGGCAGCATTATTGCCAAAAACCGTGAGGAAGGTGGTTTGGTTGTGCAAATAATACTGCCTTGCTGA
- a CDS encoding adenylosuccinate synthase codes for MGKFVVVLGTQWGDEGKGKIVDLLTENASAVVRFQGGHNAGHTLVINGEKTVLHLVPSGILREGVECMIGNGVVVAPDALLKEIEMLEARGVPARDRLKISASCQLILPYHVALDAAREKARGKQAIGTTGRGIGPAYEDKISRRGLRVGDLLNPEQFETKLRGIMEYHNFMLEHYFKCDTVDADAVLAEAMQMAEIIKPMITDIPNRLAELRKAGKDVMLEGAQGTLLDIDHGTYPFVTSSSTTAGGACTGSGIGPRNLDYILGITKAYTTRVGSGPFPTELFDDVGAYIAKQGNEFGSTTGRPRRCGWYDAVSLRRAMHINSISGLCITKLDVLDGLETVRMCTAYKLDGKILDVPPVDTDEFARCEPVYEDMPGWTESTFGVTSYDALPANAKAYLARLAEAVETPIDIISTGPDRDQTIILRDPYAG; via the coding sequence ATGGGAAAATTCGTCGTTGTATTGGGCACGCAGTGGGGTGATGAAGGCAAAGGCAAGATCGTGGATCTGCTGACTGAAAATGCCTCCGCCGTAGTACGTTTTCAAGGTGGGCATAATGCGGGGCATACGTTGGTCATCAACGGTGAAAAAACCGTACTGCATTTAGTGCCTTCCGGCATTTTGCGCGAAGGCGTGGAGTGCATGATCGGCAACGGCGTGGTCGTCGCTCCTGATGCGTTGCTCAAAGAAATCGAGATGCTGGAAGCGCGTGGCGTTCCGGCGCGTGACCGCTTGAAAATTTCCGCAAGCTGCCAACTGATCCTGCCTTACCACGTTGCGTTGGATGCGGCGCGTGAAAAAGCGCGTGGCAAGCAAGCCATCGGCACGACCGGACGCGGCATTGGCCCGGCTTACGAAGACAAAATTTCCCGTCGTGGTCTGCGCGTCGGCGACCTGCTGAACCCAGAACAGTTTGAAACCAAGCTGCGCGGCATCATGGAATACCACAATTTCATGCTGGAACATTACTTCAAATGCGACACGGTTGACGCGGATGCAGTACTTGCCGAAGCGATGCAAATGGCAGAAATCATCAAGCCGATGATTACCGACATTCCTAACCGTTTGGCTGAATTGCGCAAAGCGGGCAAGGATGTGATGCTGGAAGGCGCACAAGGCACGTTGTTGGATATTGACCACGGTACTTACCCGTTTGTGACCTCTTCCAGCACTACTGCTGGCGGGGCTTGCACGGGTTCGGGTATTGGCCCGCGCAATCTGGATTACATCCTCGGTATTACCAAAGCCTACACCACGCGGGTGGGTTCGGGGCCTTTCCCGACTGAGTTGTTTGATGATGTGGGCGCGTACATTGCTAAGCAAGGTAATGAATTTGGTTCAACGACAGGTCGTCCGCGCCGTTGTGGTTGGTATGATGCGGTTTCTTTGCGTCGCGCTATGCACATTAACTCGATCAGCGGGCTGTGCATTACCAAGCTGGACGTGTTGGACGGGCTGGAAACGGTACGTATGTGTACCGCTTACAAATTGGATGGCAAGATTCTTGATGTGCCACCTGTTGACACCGATGAGTTTGCGCGTTGCGAGCCGGTCTATGAAGACATGCCGGGTTGGACAGAATCCACGTTTGGCGTAACCAGTTATGACGCGTTGCCTGCCAATGCTAAGGCGTATCTGGCGCGTTTGGCGGAAGCGGTGGAAACACCTATCGACATTATTTCGACAGGGCCTGACCGCGACCAGACGATTATTTTGCGCGATCCTTACGCGGGGTGA
- a CDS encoding LEA type 2 family protein encodes MLKRMLPLLLTTLLLPACSGVPGVVEQPKISIQNVSLQEISLTQGMAVVTLNVANPNAFPIPLQGIQYGLSLNGHPVASGDQNQGMSIGARQEVPINIPVKLDFMQLLQLAPEAMKTRSLRYDLTGAAKLPFISVPFQRQGGVGVRQ; translated from the coding sequence ATGCTAAAGCGAATGTTGCCTCTTTTGTTGACGACACTGTTGTTACCAGCCTGTAGTGGCGTTCCCGGTGTGGTTGAGCAGCCCAAAATATCCATCCAAAACGTTAGCTTGCAAGAAATTTCTTTGACGCAGGGCATGGCGGTGGTGACACTCAATGTCGCAAATCCAAATGCCTTTCCGATTCCTTTGCAGGGCATCCAATACGGTTTGAGCTTGAACGGGCATCCCGTTGCCAGTGGCGATCAAAACCAAGGCATGAGCATTGGCGCACGTCAGGAAGTACCGATCAATATCCCGGTTAAGCTGGATTTTATGCAATTGCTGCAACTCGCACCGGAAGCGATGAAAACACGCAGCCTGCGCTATGATTTGACGGGCGCGGCAAAATTGCCGTTTATTAGCGTGCCGTTCCAACGTCAAGGCGGGGTAGGGGTGCGCCAATGA
- a CDS encoding response regulator transcription factor, whose translation MHTLLLVDDDTSLLHMLQAFLTQEGFRVLIATNGTEALSMVVEFEPALLVLDYMMPGLNGIEVLTLLRQNHAVPVLMLTARHDDADRIKGLDMGADDYLAKPFNARELVARIRAILRRTETRQALTQHLSLGRLQLFAEQTTAYWQSTPLVLTHTEYRLLEILVRQVGYVVSKDEMALYALKRSLTIFDRSIDVHIGRLRTKLDDIAGDRLSIRTVRAQGYQLLLLPT comes from the coding sequence ATGCATACCCTGCTATTGGTGGACGATGACACGAGTTTGCTGCACATGTTGCAGGCTTTTCTAACACAGGAAGGATTTCGCGTGTTAATCGCCACCAATGGCACGGAGGCGCTCAGTATGGTGGTGGAATTTGAGCCTGCCTTATTGGTGCTGGATTACATGATGCCGGGCTTAAACGGTATCGAAGTGCTAACCCTGTTACGGCAAAATCATGCCGTTCCCGTGTTAATGCTAACCGCCAGACATGATGATGCTGATCGTATCAAAGGTCTGGACATGGGAGCAGACGATTACCTTGCCAAGCCGTTCAATGCGCGTGAATTAGTCGCTCGTATCCGCGCGATTTTACGCCGCACTGAAACGCGGCAGGCATTAACGCAACATTTGAGCTTAGGACGTTTGCAACTGTTTGCTGAACAAACCACCGCTTATTGGCAATCCACGCCACTCGTGTTGACGCATACAGAATACCGTTTACTGGAAATTCTGGTGCGGCAGGTAGGTTACGTTGTCAGCAAAGACGAAATGGCATTGTATGCACTGAAGCGTTCCTTAACCATTTTTGACCGGAGTATCGACGTGCACATCGGACGCTTACGCACGAAACTGGATGACATCGCTGGAGACCGTTTGAGTATCCGCACGGTGCGGGCGCAAGGTTATCAATTGCTACTGTTACCCACATGA